One Streptomyces sp. CNQ-509 DNA window includes the following coding sequences:
- the nadD gene encoding nicotinate-nucleotide adenylyltransferase: MRRRLGVMGGTFDPIHHGHLVAASEVAARFHLDEVIFVPTGEPWQKSDKAVSPREDRYLMTVIATASNPQFSVSRIDIDREGPTFTIDTLRELHGLEPDAELFFITGADALSQIFTWRGAEELFSLAHFIGVTRPGHRLHDPGLPEGRVSLVEVPALAISSTDCRERVARDEPVWYLVPDGVVRYINKRRLYRDGG, encoded by the coding sequence GTGAGACGCAGACTGGGCGTGATGGGCGGGACGTTCGATCCCATCCACCACGGTCACCTGGTGGCGGCGAGCGAGGTCGCCGCCCGCTTCCACCTCGACGAGGTGATCTTCGTGCCCACGGGCGAGCCGTGGCAGAAGAGCGACAAGGCGGTCTCGCCGCGCGAGGACCGCTATCTGATGACCGTGATCGCCACGGCGTCGAACCCGCAGTTCTCGGTCAGCCGCATCGACATCGACCGCGAGGGGCCGACGTTCACCATCGACACCCTCCGGGAGCTGCACGGGCTCGAACCGGACGCGGAGCTGTTCTTCATCACCGGCGCGGACGCGCTCTCCCAGATCTTCACCTGGCGGGGCGCGGAGGAACTGTTCTCGCTCGCCCACTTCATCGGGGTGACCAGGCCGGGTCACCGGTTGCACGACCCCGGGCTGCCCGAGGGCAGGGTGTCGCTGGTCGAGGTGCCCGCGCTCGCCATCTCGTCCACGGATTGCCGGGAACGGGTGGCTCGCGACGAACCCGTCTGGTATTTGGTGCCTGACGGCGTTGTGCGCTACATCAACAAGCGAAGGCTTTACCGCGACGGCGGTTGA
- a CDS encoding M48 family metallopeptidase translates to MPELNKNVPSRERRRFPGISSRAYEHPADRSALVSLRKLTGFDKVFKAISGMLPERSLRLLFLSDSVRVSDQQFQHLHDMLRDACYILDLDKVPQMYVKQDPQPNAMCIGMDEPIIVVTTGLVELLDEEEMRAVVGHEVGHALSGHSVYRTIMLFLTNLALALAWIPLGALAIRAIIAALLEWFRKSELSADRAGLLVGQDLEASMRGLMKLAGGNHLHQMNVDAFLRQAEEYDRGGDVRDSVLKILNVLPRSHPFTTIRAAELKKWSESRDYQRIMDGHYPRRDEDKDASARESFRESASSYADTVKNSKDPLLRLVNDIAGGTADIGGKLRDRFNNRGSGGSAPADGSGPADPSPN, encoded by the coding sequence ATGCCTGAACTCAACAAGAACGTGCCGAGCCGAGAACGCCGGAGGTTCCCCGGCATCTCGTCCCGGGCGTACGAGCACCCTGCCGACCGCTCCGCGCTCGTCTCTCTGCGCAAGCTCACCGGGTTCGACAAGGTCTTCAAGGCGATCAGCGGCATGCTGCCGGAGCGCTCGCTGCGGCTGCTGTTCCTCTCCGACTCGGTGCGGGTCAGCGACCAGCAGTTCCAGCACCTGCACGACATGCTGCGCGACGCCTGTTACATCCTGGACCTCGACAAGGTCCCGCAGATGTACGTCAAGCAGGACCCCCAGCCCAACGCGATGTGCATCGGCATGGACGAGCCGATCATCGTCGTCACCACCGGCCTCGTCGAGCTGCTCGACGAGGAGGAGATGCGGGCCGTCGTCGGGCACGAGGTGGGCCACGCGCTCTCCGGCCACTCGGTGTACCGCACGATCATGCTCTTCCTCACCAACCTCGCCCTCGCGCTGGCCTGGATCCCGCTGGGCGCCCTGGCGATACGGGCCATCATCGCCGCGCTGCTGGAGTGGTTCCGCAAGTCGGAGCTGTCCGCGGACCGCGCAGGGCTGCTCGTCGGGCAGGATCTGGAGGCGTCGATGCGCGGGCTGATGAAGCTCGCCGGCGGCAACCACCTGCACCAGATGAACGTCGACGCGTTCCTCCGGCAGGCCGAGGAGTACGACCGGGGCGGCGACGTCCGCGACTCCGTCCTGAAGATCCTCAACGTGCTGCCGCGCAGCCACCCCTTCACCACCATCCGCGCCGCCGAGCTGAAGAAGTGGTCGGAGAGCCGCGACTACCAGCGGATCATGGACGGCCACTACCCGCGGCGCGACGAGGACAAGGACGCCTCCGCGCGCGAGTCCTTCCGCGAGTCGGCCAGCAGCTACGCGGACACGGTGAAGAACAGCAAGGACCCGCTGCTGCGGCTCGTGAACGACATCGCGGGCGGGACCGCCGACATAGGCGGCAAGCTGCGGGACCGCTTCAACAACCGCGGCTCCGGCGGCTCCGCCCCGGCGGACGGCTCCGGCCCCGCGGACCCCTCGCCCAACTGA
- a CDS encoding glutamate-5-semialdehyde dehydrogenase, with protein MSSETQSPVRQAAQRARTAAAMIAPLPRAAKDAALLAVADALQARAAEIVAANAEDVARARADGVSDAIVDRLTLTEERVAGIASDVRDVAKLPDPVGEVVRGSTLPNGLELRQVRVPLGVVGIIYEGRPNVTVDAAALCLKSGNAVLLRGSSSAYASNTALVAVLRDAVASAGLPPDAVQLVPGQGRESVHELMRARGLVDVLIPRGGAGLIRTVVEESTVPVIETGTGNCHVYVDEHADLDLAEKILVNSKAQRPSVCNAAETVLVHQAVADAFLPRALRALEAAGVTVHGDDAWVKAGAAAGVEVRLADDEDWATEYLSYDIAAAVVRSLDDAVAHIRRWSSGHTEAVVTRDTGAARRFTALVDSAAVMVNASTRFTDGAEFGFGAEIGISTQKLHARGPMGLPELTSTKYVVTGDGQLKGQ; from the coding sequence ATGAGCAGCGAAACCCAGTCCCCGGTCCGCCAGGCCGCCCAGCGGGCGCGTACCGCGGCGGCGATGATTGCCCCGCTGCCCCGCGCGGCCAAGGACGCCGCCCTGCTGGCCGTCGCCGACGCGCTTCAGGCGCGCGCCGCGGAGATCGTCGCGGCCAACGCCGAGGACGTCGCCCGCGCGCGGGCCGACGGGGTCTCCGACGCGATCGTGGACCGGCTGACGCTCACCGAGGAGCGCGTCGCGGGCATCGCCTCCGACGTCCGGGACGTCGCCAAGCTGCCGGACCCCGTCGGCGAGGTGGTCCGCGGCTCCACGCTGCCGAACGGCCTGGAGCTGCGCCAGGTGCGGGTGCCGCTGGGCGTCGTCGGCATCATCTACGAGGGCCGGCCCAACGTCACCGTGGACGCCGCCGCGCTCTGCCTGAAGTCGGGGAACGCGGTGCTGCTGCGCGGCTCCTCCTCCGCGTACGCCTCGAACACCGCCCTCGTCGCCGTGCTGCGCGACGCGGTGGCCTCGGCCGGGCTGCCGCCGGACGCGGTGCAGTTGGTGCCCGGGCAGGGCCGGGAGTCCGTGCACGAGCTGATGCGCGCCCGCGGCCTGGTCGACGTGCTGATCCCGCGCGGCGGCGCCGGTCTCATCCGCACCGTCGTCGAGGAGTCCACGGTCCCGGTGATCGAGACCGGCACGGGCAACTGCCACGTGTACGTGGACGAGCACGCCGACCTCGACCTCGCCGAGAAGATCCTCGTCAACTCCAAGGCGCAGCGCCCCAGCGTGTGCAACGCCGCCGAGACCGTCCTCGTCCACCAGGCCGTGGCCGACGCGTTCCTGCCCCGCGCCCTGCGGGCCCTTGAGGCCGCGGGCGTCACCGTGCACGGGGACGACGCCTGGGTGAAGGCGGGCGCCGCGGCCGGCGTGGAGGTGCGGCTCGCCGACGACGAGGACTGGGCCACGGAGTACCTGTCGTACGACATCGCCGCGGCCGTGGTGCGCTCCCTGGACGACGCGGTGGCGCACATCCGCCGCTGGTCCTCCGGGCACACCGAGGCCGTCGTCACCCGCGACACGGGCGCGGCCCGCCGCTTCACCGCCCTGGTGGACTCCGCCGCGGTCATGGTGAACGCCTCCACCCGGTTCACCGACGGTGCGGAGTTCGGCTTCGGCGCGGAGATCGGCATCTCCACCCAGAAACTGCACGCCCGCGGGCCGATGGGGCTGCCGGAGCTGACCTCGACGAAGTACGTCGTCACGGGCGACGGCCAGCTCAAGGGCCAGTAG